In the Coturnix japonica isolate 7356 chromosome 6, Coturnix japonica 2.1, whole genome shotgun sequence genome, one interval contains:
- the LOC107315755 gene encoding steroidogenic acute regulatory protein, mitochondrial-like, which yields MLQAIVKLCCGTAHDHLRKLPGLKTAATTVMQELGGSHCLLSKIPPCIQRLMARCTEPEADVQPSSTNLSYIHQGERALQQALSILQQPHCWQPEAVPNAGATVSSTTLPGLGRVFRAETVLEAPVGWLQDELFERLEEMPSWNPSLSHVEVLQRPGRDTLVTHEVTAASPVGRRDFVCTRHRSRTRAAIYLVGTTAHLEQPPAPQGCVRAETRLSCIVLQPLPGDQSCTRVTWLLSMDLKGWIPTSVTNHVLPQCQAEFIGHLRQHLSANTCP from the exons ATGCTGCAGGCCATCGTCAAGCTGTGCTGTGGCACTGCCCATGACCACCTCCGCAAGTTGCCTG GCCTGAAGACAGCAGCTACCACAGTGATGCAAGAGTTGGGAGGCTCCCACTGCCTGCTCTCCAAAATTCCTCCTTGTATTCAGAGGCTCATGG CCAGGTGCACAGAGCCTGAAGCAGACGTGCAGCCCTCCAGCACAAATCTGTCCTACATCCACCAAGGAGAAAGGGCCCTGCAGCAAGCACtgagcatcctgcagcagccacactgctggCAGCCGGAGGCCGTGCCG AATGCAGGGGCCACAGTGTCCAGCACCACACTGCCAGGATTGGGCCGAGTCTTTCGGGCTGAGACTGTGCTGGAGGCACCAGTGGGCTGGCTGCAGGATGAGCTGTTTGAGCGGCTGGAGGAGATGCCCAGCTGGAACCCCAGCCTCAGCCATGTGGAG GTGCTCCAACGCCCAGGCAGGGACACGCTGGTGACACACGAGGTGACGGCTGCCAGCCCTGTGGGACGCAGGGACTTTGTCTGCACGCGGCACCGCAGCAGGACACGGGCAGCCATCTACCTGGTGGGCACCACTGCCCACCTTGAGCAGCCACCCGCACCACAAGGCTGTGTCAG GGCCGAGACACGGCTGAGCTGTATCgtgctgcagccactgccaggTGACCAGAGCTGCACACGTGTCACGTGGCTTCTCAGCATGGACCTGAAG GGCTGGATCCCCACCTCGGTCACCAACCATGTCCTGCCACAGTGCCAGGCTGAGTTCATTGGGCACCTCCGCCAGCACCTCTCTGCCAACACCTGTCCTTGA